The following proteins are encoded in a genomic region of Cyclonatronum proteinivorum:
- a CDS encoding DHH family phosphoesterase — MQEYNEELFEMSRQLSQYKKIAVISHVRPDGDAIGSQIGVCLWLKAKGIAFIAHNDDKLPADIAWLDNSVGIQSYEQEAFESCDALLFVDGNTPKRFGRHMKWFENTTKPSFMIDHHPDPFDGYTYMVSVPAAASTAELIYGLYEQTDLSLLSKEAATAIYTGILTDTGGFRFSSVGAKIHHIVADLIERADLRVDEIFQRVFDNRQIKHLALIGRALSRLKLDDESGIATMVIYKKDLDETGCKYDELDGLTQFPLSLQHARVAVIFTQFEDRIKLSFRSKDDFNVNLLARNFDGGGHQKASGAWYESTDMDQAVEDVLKAAKAQLAQMAAGA, encoded by the coding sequence ATGCAAGAGTACAATGAAGAGCTGTTCGAGATGTCCCGACAGCTGAGCCAATATAAAAAAATCGCCGTAATTAGCCACGTCAGGCCAGATGGAGATGCCATCGGGTCGCAAATAGGCGTCTGCCTGTGGCTTAAAGCCAAAGGTATTGCATTCATCGCGCACAATGACGACAAGCTGCCCGCTGATATTGCCTGGCTCGATAACAGCGTCGGGATTCAGTCTTACGAACAGGAAGCCTTCGAAAGCTGTGATGCCCTTTTATTTGTAGACGGAAACACCCCGAAGCGCTTTGGCAGGCATATGAAGTGGTTTGAAAACACCACCAAACCCAGCTTCATGATTGACCATCATCCTGATCCCTTCGACGGGTACACCTACATGGTTTCTGTTCCCGCGGCAGCTTCTACCGCGGAGCTGATTTACGGACTTTATGAACAAACCGACCTTTCCCTGCTATCCAAAGAAGCCGCAACCGCCATCTACACGGGAATACTGACCGATACCGGCGGCTTCCGGTTTTCCAGCGTTGGGGCAAAAATTCACCATATCGTAGCCGACCTGATTGAACGGGCGGACCTGAGGGTTGACGAAATCTTTCAGCGGGTATTCGACAACCGGCAAATCAAGCACCTTGCACTCATCGGAAGAGCTCTGAGTCGGCTAAAGCTTGACGACGAGAGCGGCATTGCGACCATGGTGATCTACAAAAAAGATCTGGACGAAACCGGTTGTAAATATGACGAGCTTGACGGTCTCACGCAGTTTCCGCTATCGCTGCAGCATGCGCGGGTTGCCGTAATTTTTACACAGTTTGAAGACCGGATTAAGCTCAGCTTCCGCTCGAAAGATGATTTCAATGTAAACCTGCTTGCGCGGAATTTCGATGGAGGCGGACATCAGAAAGCCTCGGGAGCCTGGTACGAGAGTACGGATATGGATCAGGCCGTAGAAGATGTGCTCAAAGCGGCCAAAGCGCAGCTTGCGCAGATGGCTGCGGGCGCTTAA